One segment of Natronosalvus halobius DNA contains the following:
- a CDS encoding glycosyltransferase, whose protein sequence is MKIGFFTDSYFPGIDGVTYTIDLWRAELEAKGHEVYVVYPDGDYEPDENEIPVRSLPNPFYRGYRIPLFKRTSKLPDLDIVHCHGPAPVGILGRYYAWKHDVPSIYTHHTPLEEYFHQSVKSRTVARGLSKLYVPWENSLLGSFDVVTASTSRINRAVEYIELPVGIDMEFFQPTDEDWYPDPDQTVVGYSGRLSMEKNVDEVLRVAAKLPEYEFVVVGEGPYREPLEAQAPENVTLRDFLPREDVPTFYSSIDVFVTASTGDTLGLSTLEANACGTPVAAADVPPFDETIQPENGDRFALGDLEAMAEGIESCLETDRDTRAAVERYAIDRTLVHLEQLYHNVPLTTPAASALEDLQWQPSHED, encoded by the coding sequence ATGAAGATCGGCTTCTTCACCGACAGCTACTTCCCCGGCATCGACGGCGTCACCTACACGATCGACCTCTGGCGGGCGGAACTCGAGGCGAAGGGACACGAGGTGTACGTCGTGTATCCGGACGGCGACTACGAACCGGACGAGAACGAGATTCCGGTCCGTTCCCTGCCGAATCCGTTCTACCGAGGGTATCGGATTCCGCTGTTCAAGCGAACCTCGAAACTGCCGGATCTCGACATCGTCCACTGCCACGGTCCCGCTCCGGTGGGCATCCTCGGGCGATACTACGCCTGGAAGCACGACGTGCCGTCGATTTACACCCACCACACGCCGCTCGAGGAGTACTTCCACCAGAGCGTGAAGTCGAGAACGGTCGCTCGGGGCCTGAGCAAGTTGTACGTCCCCTGGGAGAACTCCTTGCTCGGGAGTTTCGACGTGGTCACGGCCTCGACGAGTCGAATCAACCGTGCCGTCGAGTACATCGAACTCCCGGTCGGCATCGACATGGAGTTCTTCCAGCCGACCGACGAGGACTGGTACCCCGATCCGGACCAGACGGTCGTCGGGTACAGCGGCCGGTTGAGCATGGAGAAGAACGTCGACGAGGTCCTGCGCGTCGCCGCCAAACTGCCCGAGTACGAGTTCGTCGTCGTCGGCGAGGGGCCGTATCGCGAACCGCTCGAGGCGCAGGCACCCGAGAACGTCACCCTGCGGGACTTCCTCCCGCGCGAGGACGTCCCCACCTTCTACTCCTCCATCGACGTCTTCGTGACGGCCTCGACGGGCGACACCCTGGGTCTGTCGACGCTCGAGGCGAACGCCTGCGGGACGCCGGTCGCGGCCGCTGACGTCCCGCCGTTCGACGAGACGATCCAGCCCGAGAACGGCGACCGGTTCGCCCTCGGTGACCTCGAGGCGATGGCCGAGGGAATCGAGTCCTGTCTCGAGACCGACCGCGATACCCGAGCGGCCGTCGAACGCTACGCCATCGACCGGACGCTGGTCCACCTCGAGCAACTGTACCACAACGTGCCGCTGACGACGCCGGCGGCGTCCGCGCTCGAGGATTTGCAGTGGCAGCCGTCTCACGAGGACTGA
- a CDS encoding O-methyltransferase gives MVDVLADEVVRFVQATSPEPDETLAEMDEYAAAEGFPHVGPEVGGFLRLIARLADAERIFEFGSGYGYSAYWLAEALPDDGEIVLTEVDADELELAKSYLERGGYDALASYELGDALETVEDYEGPFDVVLIDHQKHRYAEAFAATKPKLSVGGVIVADNAMRAGIIQFEKLLEIVEGGDPDDVNEHTRGIATYLETVRADPDFETVVLPLGEGIAVSYRVR, from the coding sequence ATGGTCGACGTTCTTGCAGACGAAGTCGTCCGGTTCGTCCAGGCGACTAGTCCGGAACCGGACGAGACGCTCGCCGAGATGGACGAGTACGCGGCCGCCGAGGGCTTCCCCCACGTCGGTCCCGAAGTCGGCGGCTTCCTCCGCCTGATCGCTCGACTCGCCGACGCCGAGCGCATCTTCGAGTTCGGCTCCGGCTACGGCTACTCCGCGTACTGGCTCGCCGAGGCACTCCCCGACGACGGCGAAATCGTCCTCACCGAAGTCGACGCGGACGAACTCGAGTTGGCGAAGTCCTACCTGGAGCGCGGCGGCTACGACGCCCTCGCCAGCTACGAACTCGGGGACGCACTCGAGACGGTCGAGGACTACGAGGGGCCGTTCGACGTGGTGCTAATCGACCACCAGAAACACCGCTACGCCGAGGCGTTCGCAGCCACCAAGCCGAAACTCTCCGTTGGCGGGGTGATCGTCGCGGACAACGCGATGCGAGCGGGGATCATTCAGTTCGAGAAACTCCTCGAGATCGTCGAGGGTGGCGATCCGGACGACGTCAACGAGCACACGCGGGGTATTGCAACGTACCTCGAGACCGTTCGTGCCGATCCGGACTTCGAAACGGTGGTGCTCCCACTGGGGGAAGGGATCGCGGTGAGCTATCGGGTTCGGTAG
- a CDS encoding lysylphosphatidylglycerol synthase transmembrane domain-containing protein: MAPGSRRALLLGAFGALAVFVVLFVVVGAEYVIDALLAADPAFVAATIILGLAWLASWSLMLRSVLETLGVGVTVGKAFLVYAGAVFANNVTPFGQAGGEPFSALLISRSTGAKYETGLAGIATVDVSNVAPSVLLALVGVGYYATTATVGERLENALTGALVLVTVLGLVLALGWAVRDRIEAYVPATIAKVAGRFGGGRLNPVALEREIAGRVAHFFADLRRVGTSRRQLAFIVGLSLLGWLFQAAALLAAFAAVGHSVHVSVVLFAIPLANLAGAAPLPGGLGGIEAAFVLLLVPTTAVPVPEITAAVLIFRGAVYWLPMLIGGSSTAAMGIWTVA, translated from the coding sequence ATGGCACCTGGGAGTCGGCGGGCCTTACTTCTCGGCGCGTTCGGCGCGCTCGCGGTGTTCGTCGTCCTGTTCGTCGTCGTCGGCGCCGAGTACGTCATCGACGCGCTGCTGGCAGCCGACCCGGCGTTCGTCGCGGCGACGATCATCCTCGGCCTCGCTTGGCTCGCGTCCTGGAGCCTCATGCTCCGAAGCGTGCTCGAGACCCTCGGCGTCGGCGTCACCGTCGGGAAGGCCTTCCTGGTCTACGCGGGGGCTGTCTTCGCGAACAACGTGACGCCGTTCGGACAGGCCGGCGGGGAACCCTTCTCCGCGCTGCTCATCTCCAGGAGCACGGGTGCGAAGTACGAGACCGGCCTCGCCGGTATCGCCACCGTCGACGTCTCCAACGTCGCTCCGTCCGTCCTCCTGGCACTCGTGGGCGTCGGTTACTACGCGACGACCGCCACCGTCGGTGAACGCCTCGAAAACGCACTGACGGGTGCGCTCGTGCTCGTAACCGTTCTCGGACTGGTACTCGCGCTCGGGTGGGCCGTTCGAGACCGTATCGAGGCCTATGTTCCAGCGACCATCGCGAAGGTAGCCGGTCGATTCGGCGGTGGTCGACTCAATCCAGTCGCGCTCGAGCGCGAAATCGCGGGACGGGTGGCGCACTTCTTCGCAGACCTCCGTCGAGTCGGAACGAGTCGCCGACAGCTCGCGTTCATCGTCGGTCTCTCGCTTCTCGGCTGGCTCTTCCAGGCGGCGGCCCTCCTCGCGGCGTTCGCTGCCGTCGGGCACAGCGTGCACGTCTCCGTCGTTCTCTTCGCGATTCCGCTGGCCAATCTGGCCGGCGCCGCGCCGCTTCCGGGTGGGCTCGGGGGCATCGAAGCGGCGTTCGTCCTCCTGCTCGTCCCGACGACCGCCGTTCCGGTTCCCGAGATCACCGCCGCCGTCCTCATCTTTCGTGGAGCCGTCTACTGGCTCCCGATGCTCATTGGCGGGAGTTCGACGGCCGCGATGGGAATCTGGACGGTCGCCTGA
- a CDS encoding glycosyltransferase family 4 protein, with protein MKVSHYFEFEEHVTGGIRESVAHQRKMLDRLDVAYTTEPRLDVDVFHCNLMGPRSVWYARRARSRGVPVVANTHVTAEDFGDSFRFTNALAKPLRPYLERAYGLADALVCPSAYNQALIESYADVPTTVISNGVDVEKLEGFESLEETYRERYDLESPVVFLVGHVIKRKGLETFVETARRLPDVDFVWFGPVDRSLKGRETLRLVDDAPSNCTFTGYVEDIRGAFAAGDVFFFPTHEENEGIALLEAMAAGKPVVVRDIETFSWLQDGEDCLKVDADGTEGFEAAIERLRDPDVRQRLGENAANRSEAFSLSAVAGRYETLYAEVA; from the coding sequence GTGAAGGTTTCCCACTACTTCGAGTTCGAAGAGCACGTTACGGGCGGCATCCGGGAGTCGGTCGCCCACCAGCGCAAGATGCTGGATCGACTCGACGTCGCGTACACGACCGAGCCCCGACTCGACGTCGACGTGTTTCACTGCAACCTCATGGGGCCGCGGTCGGTCTGGTACGCCCGGCGCGCTCGCTCGAGGGGGGTTCCGGTCGTCGCCAACACTCACGTCACCGCCGAAGATTTCGGCGACAGCTTCCGGTTCACCAACGCGCTGGCGAAGCCACTGCGGCCGTACCTCGAGCGGGCCTACGGCCTGGCCGACGCCCTCGTCTGCCCCTCGGCGTACAACCAGGCTCTGATCGAGTCGTACGCCGACGTACCGACGACCGTCATCTCCAACGGCGTCGACGTCGAGAAACTCGAGGGATTCGAGTCGCTCGAAGAGACCTACCGGGAGCGCTACGACCTCGAGTCCCCCGTCGTCTTCCTCGTCGGCCACGTCATCAAGCGCAAGGGACTCGAGACGTTCGTCGAGACGGCGCGGCGGCTTCCGGACGTCGACTTCGTCTGGTTCGGCCCCGTGGATCGCTCACTGAAGGGTCGGGAGACGCTCCGTCTCGTCGACGACGCCCCGTCGAACTGCACGTTCACCGGCTACGTCGAGGACATCCGCGGCGCGTTCGCGGCGGGTGACGTCTTCTTCTTCCCGACCCACGAGGAGAACGAGGGCATCGCCCTGCTTGAGGCGATGGCGGCCGGCAAACCCGTCGTCGTCCGCGACATCGAGACGTTCTCCTGGCTCCAGGACGGCGAGGACTGCCTGAAAGTCGACGCGGACGGCACCGAGGGGTTCGAGGCGGCGATCGAGCGGCTTCGCGATCCCGACGTCCGTCAGCGGCTGGGCGAAAACGCCGCGAACCGAAGCGAGGCGTTCTCGCTCTCGGCGGTCGCCGGTCGCTACGAGACCCTGTACGCGGAGGTGGCCTGA
- a CDS encoding phosphatase PAP2 family protein, translating to MALLTVVFVTGLIVATGLVTTCAFCTTHEQFRHAITDVDRRLVEIAPYLGVAGVFFLAKQATNGLSLRISRALGWDITDSLYELEGLFVADLQATVPDASIAFFSAMYMFGFPYLLVVPLVLYFVHASSRHLKGILTAYVLNYTVGAILYTLFIAYGPRNRVPQHVDGLMYEIYPETQTLTAAVSSNTDVFPSLHTSLAVVVALFAWQTRKTYPLWSYVSSITAAAVVLSTMVLGIHWLTDVVAGLVLGTWSVVVATRIVETFEGEADAPSPLEDGEESVASEIGD from the coding sequence ATGGCCCTCCTCACTGTCGTCTTCGTTACTGGATTGATCGTCGCAACCGGTCTCGTCACGACCTGTGCGTTCTGTACGACCCACGAGCAGTTCCGTCACGCCATCACCGATGTCGACCGACGACTCGTCGAAATAGCGCCGTACCTCGGCGTTGCGGGGGTCTTTTTCCTGGCGAAACAGGCAACGAACGGTCTCAGTCTCCGCATCTCCCGCGCGCTCGGCTGGGACATCACCGACTCGCTGTATGAACTCGAGGGACTGTTCGTTGCCGACCTGCAGGCCACGGTTCCCGACGCCTCGATCGCCTTCTTTTCGGCGATGTACATGTTCGGATTCCCGTACCTGCTCGTCGTCCCGCTCGTACTGTACTTCGTACACGCCTCGAGCAGGCACCTCAAGGGAATCCTCACCGCCTACGTTCTCAACTACACCGTTGGGGCGATCCTGTACACGCTCTTCATCGCCTATGGCCCCCGAAATCGAGTGCCACAGCACGTCGATGGGTTGATGTACGAGATCTACCCGGAGACGCAGACGCTGACGGCCGCCGTGTCCTCCAACACGGACGTCTTTCCGTCGTTGCACACCTCCCTCGCGGTCGTCGTCGCGCTGTTCGCCTGGCAGACCCGGAAGACGTACCCGCTGTGGTCTTACGTGTCCTCGATTACGGCCGCGGCGGTCGTTCTGTCGACCATGGTACTCGGCATCCACTGGCTCACGGACGTCGTTGCCGGCCTCGTCCTCGGCACCTGGAGCGTCGTCGTGGCGACGCGCATCGTCGAGACGTTCGAGGGCGAAGCGGACGCGCCGTCGCCGCTCGAGGACGGTGAGGAGAGCGTCGCCTCCGAGATTGGCGACTGA
- a CDS encoding NAD-dependent epimerase/dehydratase family protein produces the protein MDGKRVLVTGGTGFIGSNLANALAADNDVVALDNGFLGTVDNLEDAVTYVEADVLDDDLPTDVDVVYHLAALSSRQLLEDHPREGTRVNVEGFVNVVEQAMADGCETVVYASTSSIYGDRTEPTPEDVPVDASTGYDASMLARERYAEYYNDFYDDLALAGMRFFSVYQGYGGAESHKGTFANTVSQFAGKIADGTPPVLWGDGSQTRDFTHVQDVVRGLELAAEHRLDGVYNLGTGESYSFNEVVDLLNDALGTDVEPVYEPIPLTNYVHDTCADSSTFRDATGWNPEIDFEEGVERVCRPYIETAKNDER, from the coding sequence ATGGACGGAAAGCGAGTCCTCGTCACCGGCGGCACGGGGTTCATCGGCTCGAACCTCGCGAACGCGCTCGCCGCGGACAACGACGTCGTCGCCCTCGACAATGGCTTTCTCGGCACGGTCGACAACCTCGAGGACGCGGTCACGTACGTCGAGGCGGACGTCCTGGACGACGACCTCCCGACCGACGTCGACGTCGTCTACCACCTGGCGGCGCTCTCGAGTCGACAATTGCTCGAGGACCACCCACGAGAGGGGACGCGAGTGAACGTCGAGGGGTTCGTCAACGTCGTCGAGCAGGCGATGGCCGACGGCTGTGAGACGGTCGTGTACGCGTCGACCTCCTCGATCTACGGCGACCGGACCGAACCGACCCCCGAGGACGTCCCCGTGGACGCCTCGACCGGCTACGACGCGTCGATGCTCGCCAGGGAGCGCTACGCGGAGTACTACAACGACTTCTACGACGATCTCGCCCTGGCAGGCATGCGATTCTTCTCGGTGTACCAGGGGTACGGCGGAGCGGAGAGCCACAAGGGGACCTTCGCGAACACCGTCTCGCAGTTCGCCGGGAAGATTGCCGACGGCACCCCGCCGGTCCTGTGGGGCGACGGCAGCCAGACCCGGGACTTCACGCACGTCCAGGACGTCGTCCGGGGACTCGAACTCGCTGCCGAACACCGACTCGACGGCGTCTACAACCTCGGGACCGGGGAGTCGTACTCGTTCAACGAGGTGGTCGACCTGCTCAACGACGCCCTCGGGACCGACGTCGAACCGGTCTACGAACCCATCCCGCTGACCAACTACGTCCACGACACCTGCGCCGACAGTTCGACGTTCAGGGACGCGACCGGGTGGAACCCCGAGATCGACTTCGAGGAAGGCGTCGAGCGGGTCTGTCGACCGTACATCGAGACAGCCAAGAACGACGAGCGATAA